From Triticum aestivum cultivar Chinese Spring unplaced genomic scaffold, IWGSC CS RefSeq v2.1 scaffold77688, whole genome shotgun sequence, the proteins below share one genomic window:
- the LOC123172710 gene encoding receptor-like serine/threonine-protein kinase NCRK has protein sequence MNEQIELLSRLNHCHVVPLLGYCSERQGRQLERLLVFECMTNGNLRECLDDLNRKPMDWATRVGVALGAARGLEYLHEAAAPRILHRDIKSTNILLDDRFRARITDLGMAKCLMNDGVASCSSSPARMLGTFGYFAPEYAIVGKASLKSDVFSFGVVVLELITGRQPVHKRGGAGASGAGTDESLVMWATSRLRDSRLVVAELPDPALKGAFRPEEMQIMAHLARECLQWDPEARPTMTEVVQILSTIAPLADKRRRNHLPAAAGAFAPGFHAERPRECSVWQDDEDYGHRRDHLHGGNGSNAKGAVLSGEVTVNVGMPVTMMTTMGRSWRSAEQEEVDLTEPRLETFTEPTTTASPFR, from the coding sequence ATGAACGAACAGATCGAGCTGCTGTCGAGGCTGAACCACTGCCACGTGGTGCCATTGCTGGGGTACTGCTCGGAGCGGCAGGGGCGGCAGCTGGAGCGGCTGCTGGTGTTCGAGTGCATGACCAACGGCAACCTGCGGGAGTGCCTGGACGACCTCAACAGGAAGCCCATGGACTGGGCGACGCGCGTCGGCGTGGCGCTGGGCGCGGCGAGGGGCCTCGAGTACCTCCACGAGGCGGCGGCGCCGCGCATCCTCCACCGGGACATCAAGTCCACCAACATCCTGCTCGACGACCGGTTCAGGGCCAGGATCACGGACCTGGGCATGGCCAAGTGCCTGATGAACGACGGCGTGGCGAGCTGCTCCAGCTCGCCGGCGCGCATGCTGGGCACCTTCGGGTACTTCGCCCCCGAGTACGCCATCGTCGGCAAGGCGTCGCTCAAGTCGGACGTGTTCAGCTTCGGCGTGGTGGTGCTGGAGCTCATCACGGGCCGGCAGCCGGTGCAcaagaggggcggcgccggcgccagCGGCGCGGGCACGGACGAGAGCTTGGTGATGTGGGCGACGTCGCGGCTGCGGGACAGCAGGCTGGTGGTCGCGGAGCTGCCGGACCCGGCGCTGAAGGGCGCGTTCCGGCCCGAGGAGATGCAGATCATGGCCCACCTGGCCAGGGAGTGCCTGCAGTGGGACCCCGAGGCCAGGCCCACCATGACCGAAGTCGTCCAGATCCTCTCCACCATCGCGCCCCTCGCCGACAAGCGCCGTCGCAACcacctgcccgccgccgccggcgccttcGCCCCGGGCTTCCACGCCGAGAGGCCGCGGGAATGCTCAGTGTGGCAGGACGACGAAGACTACGGCCATCGCCGCGATCACCTGCACGGAGGGAACGGCAGCAATGCCAAGGGCGCCGTCTTGTCTGGAGAGGTCACGGTTAACGTCGggatgccagtgacgatgatgacgacgatggGGCGGAGCTGGCGGTCGGCGGAGCAGGAGGAGGTGGACCTGACGGAGCCGCGGCTGGAGACGTTCACGGAGCCGACGACGACAGCCAGCCCCTTCAGGTGA